In one Plasmodium falciparum 3D7 genome assembly, chromosome: 14 genomic region, the following are encoded:
- a CDS encoding signal peptidase complex subunit SPC1, putative: MDVMNYFISIIKHTFVCLKSNQMDYCGQNLAYTIRNIIFGISTIISIIVGYYSQSLALSTYIILGGTALASILILPTWPMYNRNNIEWEKSYSSSNDKKRK; this comes from the exons atGGATGTAATGAACTATTTTATAAGCATAATTAAACATACTTTTGTTTGCCTAAAATCCAATCAAATG GACTATTGTGGTCAAAATCTTGCCTATActataagaaatattatttttggtATTAGTACAATAATATCAATAATTGTTGGATATTACAGTCAAAGTTTAGCATTgagtacatatataatattaggaGGGACTGCCTTAGCAAgcatt tTAATATTACCAACGTGGCCAATGTATAATCGAAACAATATTGAATGGGAAAAAAGTTACAGTTCAtcaaatgataaaaagagaaaataa